A window of the Chryseobacterium arthrosphaerae genome harbors these coding sequences:
- a CDS encoding complement C1q domain-containing protein — protein MKSILITLSLLSGLGNLHAQMGNVGIGTTSPGSKITVNGSFAAAYGNITANTYNISENDFYVSWAGTADGTVTLPDSTTGLDRKGRTYYVKNTSQMYILTIDANGTELIDNAQNVPLLPGESALLVKTDDNTAGGTTYQLVLLSKADTSYICAVSSSTSETHNQGTTYKANFTSVDFNTNGGADFNLATDTWTCPKSGYYKIEFMETGYHTSTNVAAHRLMSILKNGVAQSQQYYTMVLLGVSASQRAGAYDSVVLNLKQGDTITGSLVMCNGCGTASMTSFLRRMVITKI, from the coding sequence ATGAAATCTATTTTGATAACCCTTAGCCTGCTAAGTGGACTGGGAAACTTACACGCTCAGATGGGTAACGTAGGGATTGGTACCACCTCTCCGGGATCAAAAATTACCGTGAACGGTTCCTTTGCCGCTGCCTATGGAAATATTACCGCCAATACCTACAATATAAGTGAAAATGACTTTTATGTTTCCTGGGCCGGAACTGCAGATGGTACTGTAACACTTCCTGATTCTACTACAGGCCTGGACCGGAAAGGAAGAACGTATTATGTTAAAAATACTTCGCAGATGTATATTCTTACCATTGATGCGAATGGTACTGAGCTTATTGATAATGCTCAGAATGTTCCCTTATTGCCCGGAGAATCTGCTCTCCTGGTTAAGACAGATGATAATACAGCCGGAGGAACAACATATCAGCTGGTTTTACTGTCTAAAGCAGATACAAGCTATATCTGTGCAGTATCTTCTTCCACTTCGGAAACCCATAATCAGGGAACAACTTACAAGGCCAATTTTACTTCTGTGGACTTCAATACCAATGGCGGAGCAGACTTTAATCTTGCTACGGATACCTGGACTTGCCCGAAATCAGGATATTATAAGATCGAATTTATGGAAACGGGCTACCACACCAGCACAAATGTGGCGGCACATCGCCTGATGTCTATCCTTAAAAACGGAGTTGCGCAATCACAGCAGTATTATACAATGGTGCTTCTTGGCGTTTCGGCTTCCCAAAGGGCAGGGGCCTATGATTCTGTTGTCCTTAATCTGAAACAGGGGGATACCATCACAGGCAGCCTTGTGATGTGTAATGGTTGTGGTACTGCATCAATGACCTCCTTCCTACGAAGAATGGTCATTACAAAGATTTAA
- a CDS encoding tetratricopeptide repeat protein, with the protein MKLILLCLLCFTIIISCGPSEKDNDYFDSITDEVSLLRKENPKQIKKLYERELKKYKQSEKKIFLLSSKYVEMSLSADERLKQIPLVYELLRLNNNKYEYITIIGNYNLASQFELSSPDWSLKCIDKAIEYSEKTEKKYFLPHLYHFKGRLLYNKNDYKNALDYFNKALHSYDPQKDILYVSSMYNNIGMCYDKMKNLDKAISETYKAIDILEKNRNPNNGELIFINYMKGGLAEYFLQARDYQKAEDLLATKLNFSLHNNNYRMALYAAKKLIDLYKNILHEPEKTGKIIQSLEPIETNLKKPADRIELYELTQEYYSQKNDIENFKRISKKLVEANKERNNLIEKELKINFDIADNYIIKNINTENSYHKRNNMLLLFSVVLLCFIFLIITTNLIRSRKKREELVKKEKVISANQHKILEQDIELQKEKIRNLHLNLNLKTETERAFLENLKKIKKAKNTDTEEVLKDLQFKINNLIMIDRKSNDLINESSLENKLFMERLSEKFPLLTSQELKLCVYFKLNLAAKEISLLENFTVGSIRVYKTKVKFKLGLDRENDLSEFLNKF; encoded by the coding sequence ATGAAATTAATTCTACTCTGTCTGCTATGCTTTACCATCATTATTTCCTGTGGGCCATCGGAAAAAGATAATGATTACTTCGATTCTATTACTGATGAAGTATCTCTTCTCAGGAAAGAAAATCCGAAACAGATCAAAAAGTTATACGAGAGGGAGCTTAAGAAGTATAAACAAAGTGAAAAGAAAATATTTCTTTTAAGCAGCAAGTATGTTGAAATGTCCCTGTCTGCTGATGAAAGACTGAAGCAAATTCCTTTGGTATACGAACTGCTGAGGCTCAACAACAATAAGTATGAATACATCACTATCATTGGCAATTATAATCTGGCTTCACAATTTGAACTCAGCTCTCCGGATTGGTCTCTGAAGTGTATTGACAAAGCTATAGAGTATAGTGAGAAAACTGAGAAGAAATATTTCCTTCCACATCTCTATCATTTCAAAGGCCGCCTTCTTTACAACAAAAACGATTATAAAAATGCACTGGACTATTTTAATAAAGCACTGCATTCTTATGATCCGCAAAAAGATATCCTCTATGTTTCATCCATGTACAACAATATAGGAATGTGCTATGATAAAATGAAAAACCTTGACAAAGCCATCAGCGAAACCTATAAAGCCATTGATATCCTGGAGAAAAACCGAAACCCCAATAATGGAGAACTTATTTTTATCAATTATATGAAAGGGGGACTTGCTGAATATTTTTTACAAGCCAGGGATTATCAAAAAGCCGAAGATCTTTTGGCTACCAAACTCAACTTCTCTCTCCATAATAATAATTATCGCATGGCCCTGTATGCGGCAAAAAAGCTGATTGATCTTTATAAAAACATTCTCCATGAACCTGAAAAAACAGGAAAGATCATTCAGTCATTAGAACCCATTGAAACTAATTTGAAAAAACCTGCGGACAGAATTGAACTGTATGAGCTTACCCAGGAATATTATTCTCAAAAAAATGATATTGAGAATTTTAAAAGAATTTCTAAAAAGCTTGTGGAAGCTAACAAAGAACGTAACAATTTGATTGAAAAAGAATTAAAGATTAATTTTGATATTGCTGATAATTACATCATCAAAAATATAAATACTGAAAACAGCTATCATAAAAGAAATAATATGCTGCTGCTATTTTCTGTTGTCCTTTTATGCTTTATCTTCCTGATTATCACAACAAATCTCATCAGATCAAGAAAAAAAAGAGAAGAACTTGTAAAAAAGGAAAAAGTAATTTCTGCCAACCAGCACAAAATTCTGGAGCAGGATATTGAGCTGCAAAAGGAGAAAATCAGGAATCTCCATCTGAACCTCAACTTAAAGACGGAAACGGAACGCGCATTTTTAGAAAATCTAAAAAAAATAAAGAAAGCTAAAAATACAGATACTGAAGAGGTTTTGAAAGACCTCCAGTTCAAGATCAATAACCTGATTATGATCGACAGAAAAAGCAATGACCTCATCAATGAAAGTTCTCTTGAAAACAAACTTTTTATGGAAAGACTTTCTGAAAAGTTTCCCCTCCTCACCAGTCAGGAACTCAAACTATGTGTCTATTTTAAGCTTAATCTCGCTGCAAAAGAGATTTCCCTGCTCGAAAACTTCACCGTAGGCAGTATAAGGGTATACAAGACTAAAGTAAAGTTCAAACTTGGCCTCGACAGGGAAAATGACCTGAGTGAATTTTTAAACAAATTCTAA